The genome window AACCAAACAGTATCCGTAAAAGAGCGGcattaaaatccaaaatgaCCCTTTTCAAAACCTTTTTGGGAGGATTTGAGAAGCAGCTAAGTGACCAAACAGTCACAGAGCTCGATTATCGACAACTTCAAACGAGAATAGATGCCTTGGACAACGTCCTTTTCGAGTATGAAGAAATTCAAGCCAAAATTGAAAGTGAGGAGAATAGCGCGGATGTAGATCTCGCAGAACGCACCTTATTTACCAaccaatattttgatttaatttctagAGCTAAACatcatttagaaacttttttgcaagAATCAAATGACCTAAGTAATAATAAGTCTGCGTCATCTCCAACCTCGATTAGGCGTAATGCTTCTCATGATACAAATGTTAAGCTTCCTCCCATAGACATACCTAAATTTGATGGTAACTTTCAAACTTGGCTAGAGTATCGGGACACATTTGAATCAATGATCCATGCTAGTACGGTTCTGAGTAACattcagaaatttcattatttgagAGGTAGCTTGATGGGAGCTGCGGCGTTGGTTATAAAATCTTTGGAATTTTCGGCAAGCAATTACGAAGTAGCGTGGATGCTGTTGTTAGAAAGGTACAATAACCCCCGCGTGTTAGTTCAGAATCATGTAAAAGCTCTTTTTCAAATCGAATCTATATCAAAGGCTTCGGCAGAGCGTATAAGATGGCTAATAGATACGGTCTCTAAACATATGCGATGCCTCGAACAGGTGAAGGAGCCCACCGTGGACAcgttaatcatttttctgatAAGTTCAAAACTAGACAGCGTCACATCACGGGAATGGGAGGAATATAAAACGAAAAGGGAAGTACGAGGGTTAGTTACGGGGACGtcaaattgcgcaatttgtAACCAAGAGCATGTAACcgcaaattgtgaaaaattatcaagtcTAAACGTACAAGAACGTATCAAACGGATACAAGAACTTAAACTTTGCATAAACTGCTTAAAGTTCGGACACCATAGTAAAGTGTGTAGGGGACGTCCTTGTCAACGGTGCTCATTAAAGCACCACACGTTGTTACATTTGGATAGGCGTCTCAACGCTAATCCCTCGCAGAATTTTCAATCTGGAACCCGATCTAATATTTCGGGTACCGGAAACCATGATACGGGGAACAATAGTCCGGGCTCCAATGCGTCCACCGAAAAGAGATCGGGTCAGGTACAAGAAACTAGCACTCTTTGTGTGAATTCTGCTCATCCAGCACATGTGCTTCTTAGCACCGCGTTAGCGAAAGTTTCGACTCCCGAAAAGAGATCAATTAACATCCGGGTACTATTAGATTCAGGATCTCAATCTAACTTCATACGTGGAGAGGTAGTTGAAAGATTAAAGCTGAATAAACAGGAAATCAACATGACTGTAACAGGTTTAAATCAACTAAGGTCGAGTGTAAAACACAAGTGTGATATCATAATCGAATCGTTGTACAATgccttcaaaacaaaaatatcgtGTCTAGTACTTCCTAACATAACGGGAAACTTGCCGAGTGTACGTGTTAACAcacaaaattataacataCCCTCGAACATAAAATTATCCGATCCAGGGTATGGTGAACCTAGTGAAATTGACATGTTAATCGGGGCGGAAGTTTTCTGGTCGCTGATTTGCGTTGGTCAGATCTCTCTCGGAAAGAATAAACCGATTTTACAGAAGACAAGACTGGGATGGGTAGTTTCAGGATCGATTGAGACATTTCCTAGTCAcccgaaaaataatatgtactgTCACTTGACACAAGAAATTGacattcaaaatcaattatcgCGGTTTTGGGAGATAGAAGAAGGGTTTTCATCTCAATCTAGTCAATCCGAGGAAGAAATAGCGtgtgaaaatcattttaatcaaCACACCGTCCGATTAGAAAACGGAAGGTTTCTAGTACGCATCCCGCTCAAATCTTCTCCTGACGATCTCGGTGATTCATTTCATCAAGCAAAAAGGCAATTCTTTGCGCTCGAACGAAAACTCGATTCAAACCCAAATCTAAAATCTCAATATGTCGAATTCATGACCGAATACATAAAATTAGGGCACATGCAGAGGGTGTCAAGCGCAATGCTACATAAGCACGCATACTATATGCCACATCATGCCGTAGTACGTGACGAAGCCAGAACAACAAGGCTTCGAGTTGTCTTTAATGGTTCCATGAAAACGTCGACCGGGGTCAGTTTTAACGATCTTCAGATGATCGGTCCTACCATACAAAGGGATCTAATGTCAATCCTATTGCGGTTTCGGCAGCATCGGTACGTAGTTGCCGCCGACGTTGAGAAAATGTACCGGCAAATTCTGATCGAACCCGACCAACGGTCCTTACAAAGGATTTTATGGCGTGATAATGCACAGAAACCGGTGGAAGTTTACGAACTAAAGACGATCACCTATGGAACAAGCTCCGCTCCGTTTCTAGCGATAAGATGTTTGTTCCAATTAGCCTTTGAATGCGAAAAATCAAATGCAAGAGTGTCACAAGCTATAAAAAATGACATGTACGTGGACGATCTTTTAACAGGAGCTGATACGTTAGAAGAGGCGGCCGAAATTGCCCGCGACATATCTCATATATTGAACGAGGGTTGTTTCAAGCTGCGTAAGTTTTTCTCGAATGAGAAAAACGCACTGAGGTACGTCGAATCTTCTGATTCGACAAATCAAACGTTGAACTTTGGCGAAAACGAGCCAGCAAAGACGTTAGGGTTAATATGGCATTGTCAGGCTGATACCCTGACGTATAATATAGGTACAATATCCAAGGAGTTTCCAGTCACCAAACGCACGATTTTAGCTGGTACGGCACAAATATTTGACCCTCTGGGACTGCTTGCAGCATGTATCATCAAAGCGAAAATCCTATTGCAAGCTTTATGGCTAGAAAAACTATCCTGGGATGAAGCGGTTCCCACCAGCATTCATACCGCTTGGCAACAATTTAGAAACCAGCTTGTAAGATTAAATACCTTACGGATACCCAGATATGTTCGGTGTACGGGGGCAATTAAGGTACAGATACATGGATTCTCCGATAGCTCAGAAGCAGCATACGGAGGGTGCATTTATCTTCGGTCGGTTGATGAAAATGGAGATGTGCATGTTAGACTTCTATGCGCAAAGGCCAAGGTTGCCCCGCTTCATACCCTTACTCTGCCCAGACTCGAACTTTGCGGTGCGTTGGTGCTATCTCGTCTTTTATTAAAGGTCACATCCtctatcaatataaaatttgacgaaTGCGTCTTATGGTGTGACTCATCTGTGGTACTTGGGTGGTTAAAAATCTCTCCAAATCTACTGAAAACCTTCGTAAACACTCGTGTTGCAGAAATTCAAGCGATCACGCACGATTATGTGTGGCGGCATGTCCCTTCGAAGGACAACCCCGCAGATTTATTGTCTAGAGGGTTAACTCCATCTCAAATGCTAGAATCGGAAATGTGGTTTCATGGACCGAATTGGCTGAAAGGTAACCCCTCGACATGGCCGTCTAAATTTCGgcgaaacgaaaatttacccgaaatgaaaattatttcccgAGCGTTTCTCACAGTATATAACAGtgaatttccatttgaaagattttcgAGCTATCATCGAATCAAACGTACAGTGGCCTATAT of Euwallacea similis isolate ESF13 chromosome 15, ESF131.1, whole genome shotgun sequence contains these proteins:
- the LOC136413770 gene encoding uncharacterized protein, yielding MAQPNSIRKRAALKSKMTLFKTFLGGFEKQLSDQTVTELDYRQLQTRIDALDNVLFEYEEIQAKIESEENSADVDLAERTLFTNQYFDLISRAKHHLETFLQESNDLSNNKSASSPTSIRRNASHDTNVKLPPIDIPKFDGNFQTWLEYRDTFESMIHASTVLSNIQKFHYLRGSLMGAAALVIKSLEFSASNYEVAWMLLLERYNNPRVLVQNHVKALFQIESISKASAERIRWLIDTVSKHMRCLEQVKEPTVDTLIIFLISSKLDSVTSREWEEYKTKREVRGLVTGTSNCAICNQEHVTANCEKLSSLNVQERIKRIQELKLCINCLKFGHHSKVCRGRPCQRCSLKHHTLLHLDRRLNANPSQNFQSGTRSNISGTGNHDTGNNSPGSNASTEKRSGQVQETSTLCVNSAHPAHVLLSTALAKVSTPEKRSINIRVLLDSGSQSNFIRGEVVERLKLNKQEINMTVTGLNQLRSSVKHKCDIIIESLYNAFKTKISCLVLPNITGNLPSVRVNTQNYNIPSNIKLSDPGYGEPSEIDMLIGAEVFWSLICVGQISLGKNKPILQKTRLGWVVSGSIETFPSHPKNNMYCHLTQEIDIQNQLSRFWEIEEGFSSQSSQSEEEIACENHFNQHTVRLENGRFLVRIPLKSSPDDLGDSFHQAKRQFFALERKLDSNPNLKSQYVEFMTEYIKLGHMQRVSSAMLHKHAYYMPHHAVVRDEARTTRLRVVFNGSMKTSTGVSFNDLQMIGPTIQRDLMSILLRFRQHRYVVAADVEKMYRQILIEPDQRSLQRILWRDNAQKPVEVYELKTITYGTSSAPFLAIRCLFQLAFECEKSNARVSQAIKNDMYVDDLLTGADTLEEAAEIARDISHILNEGCFKLRKFFSNEKNALRYVESSDSTNQTLNFGENEPAKTLGLIWHCQADTLTYNIGTISKEFPVTKRTILAGTAQIFDPLGLLAACIIKAKILLQALWLEKLSWDEAVPTSIHTAWQQFRNQLVRLNTLRIPRYVRCTGAIKVQIHGFSDSSEAAYGGCIYLRSVDENGDVHVRLLCAKAKVAPLHTLTLPRLELCGALVLSRLLLKVTSSINIKFDECVLWCDSSVVLGWLKISPNLLKTFVNTRVAEIQAITHDYVWRHVPSKDNPADLLSRGLTPSQMLESEMWFHGPNWLKGNPSTWPSKFRRNENLPEMKIISRAFLTVYNSEFPFERFSSYHRIKRTVAYMFRFLRNCTAKGKPSTTERGGALTSAEIANAEIRLIKIAQEQSFPEDISNLMTNTELSHKSRILGLTPFLAEQSMLRVGGRLTESNYSYEKRHPILLDSKHKLTKLIFQYEHHRLLHAGPQQLHSSIRDKFWVIGGRNLAKLTYRKCALCFKYNPKIETPLMGNLPKERLLAEFPFKVCGVDYAGPYLVKDRKGRGSKTSKCWMALFICFASRAIHLELVSDLSKDSFILALKRFISRRGKPTLIYSDNGTNFKAAQSELSNFGTFLQKTQGDIVNAMTNESIEWRFIPPSSPHFGGLWEAGVKSSKYHLKRILGAQVLTFEELYSLLTQVEAVLNSRPLSPLSTDPIDLNPLTPAHLLIGRPLVALPEPDLRTITTNRLNRFQLIEQMRQHFWDRWHKEVVSELQQRVRWKRNQHQLKVGTLVIIKEDNTPVMNWRLGRILSVHPGKDGVARVATIKTVRGEVKRSFAKICPLPCNDKTDSD